Proteins encoded in a region of the Populus alba chromosome 13, ASM523922v2, whole genome shotgun sequence genome:
- the LOC118040557 gene encoding adenine/guanine permease AZG1 gives MEIGSSSPPQNQKPLTRLNNYVARTRVGKRFKLAERNSTFTTELRAGTATFLTMAYILAVNASILTDSGGTCSVSDCIPLCSDPTVPVSSCTGSAGLRVIQPDESCKFDPVNPGYSSCLEKIRKDLIVATVASSLIGCVIMGAFANLPLALAPGMGTNAYFAYTVVGFHGSGNVSYKSALAAVFIEGVIFLGISAIGLRAKLAKLVPKPVRISSSAGIGLFLAFIGLQNGQGIGLVGYSSSTLVTLAGCPSSSRASLAPVMTLANGTVSLIPGGTVSGNIFCLRDRMESPTLWLGVVGFVIIAYCLVKNVKGAMIYGIVFVTAISWFRDTKVTAFPNTEAGDTAHEYFKKVVDVHAIESTAGALSFKSIGKGYFWEALITFLYVDILDTTGTLYSMARFAGFADQNGDFEGQYFAFMSDATSIVVGSLLGTSPVTTFIESSTGIREGGRTGLTALTVAGYFFLAFFFTPLLASIPAWAVGPPLILVGVLMMKSVVEVEWNDMRQAIPAFMTLILMPLTYSIAYGLIGGIGTYIVLHLWDWADEFLVKLGVINKSNGGGGGANGVHDHQDGSVKSPGIHV, from the coding sequence ATGGAGATTGGATCTTCTTCACCTCCACAAAATCAAAAGCCTTTAACAAGGCTGAACAACTATGTAGCCAGAACCCGAGTTGGTAAGAGATTCAAACTTGCTGAGCGTAACTCAACCTTCACAACCGAGTTACGTGCTGGCACCGCCACCTTCCTTACCATGGCATACATCTTGGCAGTCAACGCTTCCATCCTCACCGACAGCGGCGGTACATGCAGCGTTTCTGATTGTATCCCACTATGTTCGGACCCTACAGTACCAGTTTCCAGCTGCACCGGGTCAGCTGGTCTTCGAGTAATCCAACCCGATGAGTCATGCAAATTCGACCCAGTTAACCCGGGATACTCTTCTTGTTTAGAGAAGATACGTAAGGACCTGATAGTAGCCACTGTCGCATCTTCTCTTATTGGCTGTGTAATCATGGGTGCATTTGCCAATCTCCCATTGGCTCTGGCTCCGGGTATGGGCACTAATGCTTATTTTGCTTACACGGTTGTCGGGTTTCACGGGTCGGGTAATGTCTCATATAAGAGTGCATTAGCTGCCGTGTTTATTGAAGGCGTGATTTTTTTAGGCATTTCAGCAATTGGGTTACGTGCGAAATTGGCTAAATTAGTCCCTAAACCGGTTCGGATCAGCTCCTCTGCTGGTATCGGACTTTTTCTGGCCTTCATCGGGTTACAGAATGGTCAAGGAATCGGGCTAGTTGGGTACAGTTCATCTACTCTAGTAACGCTTGCAGGGTGTCCAAGTTCATCACGGGCGTCGTTAGCTCCTGTTATGACGTTAGCTAACGGTACTGTGAGTTTGATCCCGGGCGGTACCGTTTCCGGCAATATCTTTTGCCTCCGGGACAGGATGGAGAGCCCCACTCTATGGCTTGGCGTGGTGGGATTCGTTATAATCGCGTATTGCCTGGTGAAAAATGTTAAAGGGGCTATGATTTACGGGATTGTTTTTGTGACGGCCATTTCATGGTTCCGTGACACCAAGGTAACGGCGTTTCCTAACACGGAAGCAGGTGACACCGCacatgaatatttcaagaaagtTGTTGATGTACATGCTATTGAAAGCACAGCCGGGGCGTTGAGTTTTAAGAGCATTGGCAAGGGTTATTTTTGGGAGGCTCTGATCACTTTCTTGTACGTGGATATATTGGATACTACGGGCACCTTGTACTCGATGGCTCGGTTCGCTGGGTTTGCAGATCAAAATGGTGATTTCGAGGGCCAGTACTTCGCCTTCATGTCGGACGCCACGTCAATTGTCGTCGGGTCGTTGCTGGGCACGTCACCGGTGACGACATTCATCGAATCGTCAACAGGAATTAGGGAGGGCGGGCGGACGGGTCTGACCGCTCTCACCGTGGCAGGGTATTTCTTCTTGGCCTTTTTCTTCACGCCGTTACTGGCATCCATACCAGCATGGGCAGTGGGCCCACCGTTGATATTAGTGGGAGTTCTGATGATGAAGTCAGTGGTCGAGGTAGAGTGGAATGATATGAGGCAAGCCATCCCAGCCTTTATGACGTTGATTTTAATGCCTTTGACCTACTCCATTGCATACGGCTTGATCGGAGGGATCGGGACTTACATAGTCTTGCACTTGTGGGACTGGGCCGATGAGTTCTTGGTAAAGCTTGGCGTTATAAACAAGAGCAATGGTGGTGGCGGTGGGGCCAACGGGGTGCACGACCACCAGGATGGAAGCGTGAAATCGCCTGGAATTCATGTCTAG